A genome region from Cognatishimia activa includes the following:
- the pyrC gene encoding dihydroorotase, with amino-acid sequence MKTVFINARLIDPTSEQDLFGSLLVEDGMISAIGADISVPDAPEVVDCEGLCLAPGIVDIGVKVCEPGERHKESYRSAGLAAAAGGVTTIVTRPDTSPAIDTPETLEFATRRANEAAPVNVVPMAALTKDRAGREMTEIGFLMDAGAVAFTDCDHVVVDTKVFSRALTYARSLGALVIAHPQDPDLSKGAAATSGKFASLRGLPAVSPIAERMGLDRDIALVEVTGAKYHADQITAARALPALERAKANGLDITAGTSIHHLTLNELDVADYRTFFKVKPPLRSEDDRQAIIAAVKSGLIDVISSMHTPQDEESKRLPFEEAASGAVALETLLPAALRLYHSDLLTLQELFRAMSFNPAQRLGLASGRLEAGAPADLVLFDPDAPFVLDRFKLKSKSKNTPFDGQRLQGKTRATYVGGQAVYQN; translated from the coding sequence ATGAAGACAGTTTTCATCAATGCACGGCTGATTGATCCCACATCAGAGCAAGACCTTTTCGGCAGTCTTCTGGTCGAAGACGGCATGATCTCGGCGATTGGGGCGGATATTTCGGTACCTGACGCGCCGGAGGTTGTGGATTGTGAGGGGCTTTGTCTTGCCCCCGGCATCGTCGACATCGGCGTGAAAGTTTGCGAACCGGGTGAGCGTCATAAAGAAAGCTATCGATCTGCAGGGCTTGCGGCGGCGGCAGGTGGGGTCACAACGATCGTCACGCGCCCGGACACGAGCCCGGCGATTGACACGCCTGAAACGCTGGAATTTGCCACCCGCCGCGCCAATGAAGCCGCGCCGGTGAATGTCGTCCCGATGGCTGCTCTGACCAAAGACCGCGCGGGTCGCGAGATGACAGAGATCGGCTTTCTGATGGACGCGGGCGCCGTGGCTTTCACCGATTGCGACCATGTGGTGGTCGACACCAAAGTCTTTTCCCGTGCGCTGACATATGCGCGCAGCCTCGGCGCGCTGGTCATTGCGCATCCTCAGGATCCGGACCTGTCCAAAGGGGCGGCTGCGACGTCGGGCAAATTCGCGTCTTTGCGCGGCTTGCCAGCCGTGTCCCCGATTGCCGAGCGCATGGGGCTTGATCGCGACATCGCCTTGGTGGAAGTCACCGGCGCGAAATACCATGCGGATCAGATCACCGCCGCGCGTGCGCTTCCGGCTTTGGAGCGCGCCAAGGCCAATGGCTTGGACATCACGGCCGGCACCTCGATCCATCACCTGACGCTGAACGAGCTGGACGTGGCGGACTATCGGACCTTCTTTAAGGTCAAACCACCTCTGCGGAGCGAGGATGACAGGCAGGCCATTATTGCCGCTGTGAAATCAGGCTTGATCGACGTGATCAGCTCGATGCACACCCCACAAGACGAAGAGAGCAAACGCCTTCCATTTGAAGAAGCCGCTTCCGGGGCCGTCGCTTTAGAGACACTCCTGCCCGCGGCGCTGCGGTTGTACCATTCGGACCTGCTGACGCTGCAAGAATTGTTCCGAGCGATGTCCTTCAATCCCGCCCAGAGGCTTGGGCTGGCAAGTGGCCGCCTTGAGGCCGGCGCCCCGGCCGATCTAGTGCTGTTTGACCCGGATGCCCCCTTCGTGCTGGATCGCTTCAAACTGAAATCCAAATCCAAAAACACGCCGTTTGACGGGCAACGATTGCAGGGCAAGACACGCGCGACCTATGTTGGCGGACAGGCGGTCTATCAGAACTGA